From the Ruania alkalisoli genome, one window contains:
- a CDS encoding aminoglycoside phosphotransferase family protein, which translates to MAGTPAAEVHIDEDLVRRLLADQHPELAERPLRVVANGWDNVMVRLGSTLLARLPRREAAARLVEHEQLVLPRLAPLLPVPVPEPVRVGRPTAYYPWAWSIVRWIEGRPAAHDPALARDAWAARLGKFFAALHRPADPDAPANPVRGVPLAERAEAIRARLADPAVPRREELAAVFERHAHVPAYSGPPVWVHGDPHPLNLLTHRHRLTAVLDFGDVTAGDPATDLATAWLTFTARGRAAFVVAYATADRTGSGLPDGYGGDDALWSRARAWAASLAGVFAAHADDDPCMAAIAEHSTAELLDAADVR; encoded by the coding sequence ATGGCGGGCACACCGGCGGCCGAGGTCCACATCGATGAGGATCTCGTGCGCCGCCTGCTGGCCGATCAGCATCCCGAGCTCGCCGAACGACCGCTACGGGTGGTGGCGAACGGCTGGGACAACGTGATGGTCCGCCTGGGTTCGACGCTGCTGGCGCGCCTGCCGCGTCGCGAGGCGGCGGCCCGGCTGGTGGAACACGAGCAGCTCGTGCTGCCGCGCCTGGCACCACTCCTGCCGGTGCCGGTCCCCGAGCCCGTCCGGGTCGGGCGACCGACTGCCTACTACCCGTGGGCGTGGTCGATCGTGCGGTGGATCGAGGGCCGGCCGGCTGCGCACGATCCCGCGCTGGCACGCGATGCCTGGGCCGCACGGCTGGGGAAGTTCTTCGCAGCCCTGCATCGCCCGGCCGATCCGGACGCGCCGGCCAACCCGGTGCGTGGAGTACCGCTGGCGGAGCGGGCTGAGGCCATCCGGGCGAGACTGGCCGACCCGGCCGTACCGCGCCGCGAGGAGCTGGCCGCCGTCTTCGAGCGGCACGCGCATGTGCCCGCCTATAGCGGCCCGCCGGTGTGGGTGCACGGAGATCCGCACCCGCTGAACCTGCTGACGCACCGGCACCGGTTGACGGCGGTCCTCGACTTCGGCGATGTCACGGCCGGGGATCCGGCGACTGATCTGGCGACGGCGTGGCTCACCTTCACGGCCCGTGGTCGGGCGGCGTTCGTGGTCGCCTATGCGACGGCGGACCGCACCGGGTCAGGCCTTCCGGACGGGTACGGCGGTGACGACGCCCTGTGGTCACGTGCCCGGGCGTGGGCAGCGAGCCTCGCGGGTGTGTTCGCGGCACACGCCGACGATGACCCGTGCATGGCCGCGATCGCCGAGCACAGCACGGCCGAGTTGCTCGACGCGGCCGACGTGCGCTGA